The candidate division WOR-3 bacterium genome has a segment encoding these proteins:
- a CDS encoding 4Fe-4S dicluster domain-containing protein yields the protein MKQLLIISGKGGTGKTVITASLAHLLKNKVIVDCDVDAADLHILLHPRIKEKHSFQGMPKAEIDLEQCTGCGECIKVCKYDAISPQFIVDPVSCEGCRVCKYICPVQAITMKENISGEWYISETEYGLFLHAKLGIAEENSGKLVSVVRQRAKETAEKKNADYVLIDGPPGIGCPVIASLSGINLALIVTEPTISGIHDMERVMNVASHFGVRTACVINKFDINIENTERIEKWCESRKIPVLGKIPFDENIIESIIVNKPFVAYSRNPTAKIIEDIKEKLLQLLTQ from the coding sequence GTGAAACAGCTACTGATAATAAGCGGCAAGGGCGGAACCGGAAAGACCGTAATCACCGCATCACTTGCGCATCTTTTGAAAAACAAAGTCATCGTCGACTGCGATGTAGATGCTGCAGACCTGCATATATTACTCCATCCCCGAATAAAAGAAAAACATTCCTTTCAGGGGATGCCGAAGGCGGAGATCGACCTGGAGCAGTGTACTGGTTGCGGAGAATGCATCAAGGTATGTAAGTACGACGCCATCTCCCCGCAATTCATCGTCGACCCGGTTTCCTGTGAAGGCTGCCGGGTGTGCAAATATATCTGCCCGGTGCAGGCGATTACGATGAAAGAGAATATAAGCGGTGAGTGGTATATATCAGAAACAGAATACGGTCTGTTTCTGCATGCAAAATTGGGAATCGCCGAGGAGAACTCCGGGAAACTCGTCTCCGTGGTGCGGCAGCGCGCAAAAGAAACGGCTGAAAAGAAGAACGCCGACTATGTGCTCATCGACGGCCCGCCGGGAATCGGTTGTCCGGTGATCGCCTCACTTTCGGGAATCAACCTTGCACTCATAGTGACCGAACCGACGATATCCGGCATCCATGATATGGAAAGGGTGATGAACGTCGCAAGCCACTTCGGTGTACGTACGGCGTGTGTGATAAACAAATTCGACATAAATATCGAAAATACGGAAAGAATCGAAAAATGGTGTGAATCCAGAAAGATTCCGGTTCTGGGTAAAATACCATTCGACGAAAACATCATTGAATCCATCATCGTAAATAAACCTTTTGTTGCGTACAGCCGGAATCCTACTGCAAAGATAATAGAAGATATAAAAGAAAAATTACTCCAGCTGTTGACTCAGTAA
- a CDS encoding selenocysteine protein, which produces MISEYLHILSHTLMITVFVFIMMVIVDYLNVLTKGKLSHIMRGGKFRQYTVASFLGATPGCLGSFLNVTFYVRGLISFGAIVGAMIATSGDEAYVMLAMFPKTALLLFVLLFILGIIFAWVTDKLVPLFKIKPCEECRFSPLHLEDEKCQCFDPSFWKKFPRFLVQRIMTLLLIIIFLVLLVLGIAGPDSWNWQKITLFILLIIGGLIIGTTPDHYLKEHIWDHIFKEHIWRVFLWTLFALLIIHISLEHWDLSEFVKTNRLGILFISALLGIIPESGPHLIFVTMFSRGLIPFSILLTSSFIQDGHGILPLLSYSIKDSILIKVFNIAFGLIVGIILLSMGL; this is translated from the coding sequence ATGATATCTGAATATCTTCATATATTGAGTCATACTCTAATGATTACGGTCTTCGTCTTCATAATGATGGTGATCGTGGACTATCTCAATGTACTGACAAAAGGTAAACTGTCCCATATAATGCGCGGCGGCAAGTTCAGACAGTACACGGTGGCGTCTTTTCTGGGCGCCACGCCGGGATGCCTCGGTTCGTTCTTGAATGTCACCTTCTATGTTCGTGGACTCATATCCTTTGGTGCGATCGTCGGAGCGATGATCGCCACGAGCGGCGACGAAGCATATGTGATGCTGGCGATGTTTCCGAAAACAGCGCTCCTGCTTTTTGTTCTTCTCTTCATCTTGGGAATCATCTTCGCCTGGGTTACGGACAAACTCGTCCCTCTCTTCAAAATCAAACCCTGTGAAGAATGCAGATTCTCTCCTCTTCATCTCGAGGATGAAAAATGCCAGTGTTTTGATCCGTCGTTCTGGAAAAAATTCCCCAGATTTCTCGTGCAGAGAATAATGACCCTTTTGTTAATCATTATCTTTCTTGTATTACTTGTGCTCGGTATTGCAGGACCTGATTCCTGGAACTGGCAGAAGATAACCCTCTTTATCTTACTGATCATCGGCGGTCTGATCATCGGAACCACTCCTGACCATTATCTGAAAGAACACATCTGGGACCACATATTCAAAGAGCATATATGGCGCGTATTTTTATGGACGCTCTTCGCTCTCTTGATAATCCACATCAGTCTTGAACATTGGGATCTCTCGGAATTCGTAAAAACCAACCGTCTCGGGATTCTCTTTATAAGCGCCCTGCTCGGCATAATCCCGGAATCCGGACCACATCTTATATTTGTGACGATGTTCTCCCGGGGATTAATTCCGTTCTCGATTCTCCTGACGAGTTCGTTCATTCAGGACGGGCACGGTATCCTTCCCCTTCTTTCATATTCAATAAAAGACTCCATCCTGATAAAGGTATTCAACATCGCCTTCGGTCTCATCGTCGGAATCATACTCCTCAGCATGGGGTTGTAG
- a CDS encoding (4Fe-4S)-binding protein, translating into MIISFASGKGGTGKTTLSTNFAVFLEEHLKNNGSELYFLDCDVEEPNAALFLKPIIDDTERVNIMVPTVDFTKCNFCGKCAEVCAYNAIAVMKNNVLIFAELCHGCGGCTLLCPKKAISEIPREIGLIEKGRAGRINFLHGRLNVGEPMATPLIKVLKKQIQDARSKITVIDVPPGTSCPVIESVKNSDFTVLVTEPTPFGLNDLHLAAETLKKLKIPAGVIINRSGKGDQLIEKYCREKELPLLLKIPMDIEIAKAYSRGETIFSRDRRYQTGFNTLFKKILELVDKRDIL; encoded by the coding sequence ATGATTATATCATTTGCAAGCGGTAAGGGTGGAACCGGAAAGACCACGCTCTCCACGAACTTCGCTGTTTTTCTGGAAGAACATTTGAAAAACAACGGGAGCGAACTTTATTTCCTGGACTGTGATGTCGAAGAGCCCAACGCCGCACTCTTTTTAAAACCGATAATCGATGATACGGAAAGAGTAAATATCATGGTTCCAACCGTCGATTTCACGAAATGCAATTTTTGTGGAAAGTGTGCCGAAGTCTGCGCCTACAATGCAATCGCCGTAATGAAGAACAACGTATTAATCTTTGCTGAACTGTGTCACGGGTGCGGCGGCTGTACCCTTCTCTGCCCGAAAAAAGCGATTTCTGAAATCCCCAGGGAAATCGGATTGATAGAAAAAGGCAGGGCGGGAAGAATCAATTTTCTTCACGGCAGGTTGAATGTCGGGGAACCTATGGCGACCCCGCTCATCAAGGTGCTCAAGAAACAGATCCAGGATGCACGGTCGAAGATCACCGTCATCGACGTTCCGCCGGGAACTTCCTGTCCGGTGATTGAATCGGTCAAAAACAGTGACTTCACCGTGCTCGTCACTGAACCGACGCCCTTTGGTCTAAATGACCTGCACCTGGCCGCCGAAACATTGAAAAAATTAAAGATACCTGCAGGGGTGATCATAAATCGAAGCGGAAAAGGCGATCAATTAATTGAGAAATACTGCCGCGAAAAAGAACTTCCACTCCTTCTCAAAATACCTATGGATATCGAAATCGCAAAAGCATATTCCCGGGGTGAAACAATATTCAGCAGGGACCGCCGTTATCAAACAGGGTTCAACACATTATTCAAAAAAATACTTGAATTGGTGGATAAGAGGGATATACTATAG
- a CDS encoding 4Fe-4S dicluster domain-containing protein, producing MADVKRKTMYVNSALCAGCGLCLNSCPKNAISIHLNKARIDDSRCIGCQNCVNVCPLNAITPNDSDDSSGTWKVKDLRNRIERIREKISQLSRSVEKLKTR from the coding sequence ATGGCGGACGTGAAGCGGAAAACAATGTATGTGAACAGCGCGCTGTGTGCGGGATGCGGATTATGCCTGAACAGCTGCCCTAAGAATGCGATCTCGATCCACCTGAATAAAGCCCGTATTGATGACAGCCGATGCATCGGCTGTCAAAACTGTGTAAACGTCTGTCCGCTCAATGCTATAACCCCGAACGATTCAGACGATTCCTCCGGGACATGGAAGGTGAAGGATCTGAGGAACAGAATAGAACGGATTAGAGAAAAAATATCACAGTTGTCACGTTCTGTTGAAAAACTTAAAACCCGCTGA
- a CDS encoding zinc ribbon domain-containing protein — MPIYEYKCKDCGKITEILFKSRDEKVELNCRHCGSKNLVKQISTPGAIRMGNGQSSGATCCGRGEPCDTPPCSADGSCHRI; from the coding sequence ATGCCTATTTATGAATATAAATGTAAGGATTGTGGAAAGATTACGGAAATATTATTCAAAAGCAGAGATGAAAAGGTCGAGCTCAACTGCAGGCACTGCGGTTCGAAAAATCTGGTGAAGCAGATATCCACACCGGGTGCAATCAGAATGGGAAACGGCCAAAGCTCCGGTGCAACGTGCTGCGGCAGAGGCGAACCATGCGACACTCCTCCCTGTTCTGCAGACGGTTCGTGCCACCGAATCTAA
- a CDS encoding ATP-binding protein, whose amino-acid sequence MEQKKTDENLRIVENLNKIKNRLLVFSGKGGVGKSTVAVNLGLALSERQLKVGLLDVDIHGPNLAKMLGVEGRQLESAGDNRILPVSVTKNLALISMSFLLQDQTTPVIWRGPLKMKLIQQFLGDVVWGELDYLIIDSPPGTGDEPLSVAQLIPATGAIIVTTPQEVSLLDSKKAVNFARKLNLKIYGIIENMSGLICPHCGKKISLFKEGGGEEAAKELGVDFLGRIPMDPKIVELGDEGKPFIMHHPDSEAANAFNKIVEKIMSDNKEEKE is encoded by the coding sequence ATGGAGCAAAAAAAGACTGATGAGAATCTCAGGATCGTTGAAAACCTAAATAAAATAAAGAATAGACTGCTTGTCTTTTCAGGCAAAGGCGGAGTGGGTAAAAGCACTGTTGCGGTGAATCTGGGTCTGGCATTAAGCGAACGGCAGCTAAAAGTAGGATTGCTGGATGTTGATATCCACGGACCCAATCTCGCCAAGATGCTCGGGGTTGAAGGCAGACAACTGGAATCCGCCGGCGACAACAGAATTCTACCGGTTTCGGTCACCAAAAATCTTGCGCTCATTTCAATGTCGTTTCTATTGCAGGATCAGACAACGCCGGTGATCTGGAGAGGGCCTTTAAAGATGAAATTAATCCAGCAGTTCCTGGGTGATGTAGTCTGGGGCGAACTCGATTATTTGATAATCGACTCACCGCCTGGAACCGGAGATGAACCGCTCTCTGTAGCCCAATTGATTCCGGCGACCGGCGCGATCATCGTAACGACCCCCCAAGAAGTTTCTCTACTCGACTCTAAAAAGGCGGTCAATTTCGCACGGAAACTCAATCTCAAGATTTACGGCATCATCGAAAATATGAGCGGTCTGATATGCCCGCACTGCGGTAAAAAAATATCTCTATTTAAAGAAGGCGGCGGTGAAGAAGCAGCAAAAGAGCTCGGTGTGGATTTCCTCGGCAGAATCCCAATGGACCCCAAGATCGTAGAATTGGGTGACGAAGGAAAACCGTTCATCATGCATCATCCCGATTCTGAAGCCGCGAATGCTTTCAATAAAATCGTCGAAAAGATAATGTCCGACAACAAGGAGGAGAAAGAATGA
- a CDS encoding dinitrogenase iron-molybdenum cofactor biosynthesis protein has protein sequence MKIAVSSTGQDLKSQVDPRFGRAPFFIVLDPDTMESEVLENPNVAAMGGAGIQTAQLIANKGIELVLTGSCGPNAFQTLQAAGVKVITGVLGTVEEAVKKYKAGQLKPTTGPNVASHYGMPPGPGFGFGMGGMGRGMGRRMAMLYNAPMQAPPPFAQMPPQQELQVLKQQEEFLKQQLEAVNRRIKELEKKK, from the coding sequence ATGAAAATCGCTGTTTCGTCGACGGGTCAGGATCTGAAATCCCAGGTCGACCCGCGCTTCGGGCGTGCTCCTTTTTTCATTGTACTCGACCCGGACACCATGGAATCAGAAGTACTTGAAAATCCCAATGTCGCTGCTATGGGCGGCGCAGGTATTCAAACCGCTCAGTTGATTGCGAACAAAGGAATCGAACTTGTACTGACCGGCAGCTGCGGGCCCAATGCCTTTCAAACCCTTCAGGCGGCGGGAGTCAAGGTTATCACCGGTGTACTCGGCACAGTGGAAGAGGCTGTTAAAAAATACAAAGCAGGACAACTGAAACCGACGACAGGGCCGAATGTCGCCTCGCACTATGGAATGCCGCCAGGGCCGGGTTTCGGCTTCGGCATGGGTGGGATGGGACGCGGCATGGGCAGAAGAATGGCGATGCTCTATAATGCACCGATGCAGGCTCCACCTCCCTTTGCACAGATGCCGCCTCAACAGGAACTCCAGGTACTCAAACAGCAGGAAGAGTTTTTGAAACAACAGCTTGAAGCGGTGAACAGAAGGATAAAAGAACTTGAAAAGAAGAAATAA